One region of Temnothorax longispinosus isolate EJ_2023e unplaced genomic scaffold, Tlon_JGU_v1 HiC_scaffold_14, whole genome shotgun sequence genomic DNA includes:
- the LOC139823579 gene encoding uncharacterized protein, with protein MCSRDEFAINSENLNVKTCGICFDKITNLNDISKHPCFKGYKRFYHDAETSQLHPVTNFLENSSDGNDGNDDGNNDGNNDEVLQCVDDFEIEKTVNINKRINKKNREKVSLNFDDEELLILEVRAREPLWNFQLNIQERNSKITNKLWEEVSLALGNKISAEGAKQKFKSLHDTYRKIIQAENLPSGSAKKSSKKWHHYDAMNFLRDSCLIKQTTSNLCSTVVECASNSGNENNTSLNKSSRKRKRQNDLSDNALERIADALSTNQETTISVPPPPQVDEIDAFLIMLGHRIKKLPQEKQMEAMQNHLELSFNYLKE; from the exons atgtGTTCCAGGGATgaattcgcaataaattctgaaaat cTTAATGTCAAAACTTGTGGTATTTGTTTTGACAAAATTACTAATCTTAATGATATCTCAAAACATCCATGCTTCAAAGgatataaacgtttttatCACGATGCAGAAACATCACAGTTGCATCCTGTGACaa attttctggaaaattcAAGTGATGGTAATGATGGTAATGATGATGGTAATAATGATGGTAATAATGATGAAGTTTTACAGTGTGTAGATGATTTTGAAATCGAAAAAA ctgtcaacattaataaaagaattaacaaaaaaaatcgcgaaaaagTGAGTCTAAATTTTGATGatgaagaattattaattttggaaGTAAGAGCTCGAGAACCTCTTTggaattttcaattaaatatacaggaaagaaattcaaaaattacaaataaattatggGAAGAGGTATCACTGGCATTGGGAA ataagatTAGTGCTGAAGGggcaaaacaaaaatttaaaagtttacatgatacatacagaaaaataattcaagcTGAAAACTTACCAAGCGGATCTGCAAAAAAAAGCTCAAAGAAATGGCACCATTATGATgctatgaattttttaagagattcATGTTTGATAAAACA aactACCTCAAACTTGTGTTCCACTGTGGTAGAGTGTGCTTCCAATTCTGGAAATGAAAATAACACATCTCTCA aTAAATCTtctcgaaaaagaaaaagacaaaacGATTTATCAGATAATGCTCTTGAAAGGATTGCTGATGCCCTTAGTACAAACCAAGAAACAACAATATCAGTACCGCCTCCACCACAAGTAGATGAAATTGATGCATTTCTAATTATGTTAGGccatagaataaaaaaattaccccaAGAAAAGCAAATGGAAGCAATGCAGAATCACTTAGAATTATCTTTCAACTACTTAAAAGagtaa